The genomic interval GTTGAGCAAGGCAGTGGACAATCCATCTCATAGTGGTAGGTCACTGCAacatgatacaaaaaaaaaaaaaggtttcttctAGAAAATCCACGATGCCGATTTTTGTTAAACACTTGGGTATGATTTTAGGAACAAATGAGCAGTAGTTTCACGACTCTCTCCGACGACTTCTGCAATTTAAATTCCCATCCAGAGTATAAGTCGAGTCCATAATTTCGTCAAAACGCAATCTGATTGATCAAACGGCACTAACATTTTTGGCCGATCACTGAGGCAGTAAAGGAAAACCAATGACACTTCGAATAGCTTTTGACAAATGCCTCCCATTCGCCGAATTAGGGAGACCAATATCTCTGTTTCTAGCGGCCGTGCATTTACTGATCGACATACACGCGCCATTTAGCTACCTCACGATTTTTCCATCTATCGTCTATCAAGATTTCAAGTTAGTCGCCTGCAATCCGtttcaatcttctccatccttacCGAccagaaaatgaaagaattgaaGTCTTACCTTGAGTATCATTCCGGGTGGTTTTCCCAACAAACTGGTTCCCACTCATTAACACAACACAGTCCTCCGGCACGTGGATCGATGCCTGCCATGTTGACATGGCAATCGGAGGCTCCTGACATGGCATCAGAGAACGATTATTGATGTACGCACCGGGTGAGTAGACAGAAGGCCTGGtgcacagaaaaaaatacaatttgaaatCATTCAATTTCTTGGAAATTTCCAGGCCATTCTAAATTTCCTCACAAATTAATGGGGAGCGTTCGGCGTTGTATCAAGACAGGATTTCACCAACTAACTGATCGTTCGTTTACTCTGTTAAACTGTTTTCTAGATAACGAATTTATATCATATGCAGAAGTTAAAAAGTTACAACTAGGAAtaagggcccagttgttcgaaggccgattggCGCTACCTAAGGGTTCAATTGATAACTGGGTCTCTATATTCGTTTGTTCCAAAGCCTGTTTCAGATAACTTTCTTCACTCTTTCTATAGCATCCATTCATCAAACTGTAGGCAGAAAGAATTATACGGAATTTTCTATtgaagctttcagatctgaagtCAGATTTTACACTAATCCTGGGTAgtcttaacccagctttgaaccACCCGTCCCTGGTCGAGGACGACGCCTCACTTACTTGCCATCTTGGTCAGTCGCCCAAGTCAATGACGATCCTTCTGGACTAGTGTGGTATTTAATCCAGACACATCTGGGCCACGCCTTGCCAGTTGCTTCAGGTTTCGAAATCTGTACACACCAACCATACACTGAATACGACAGGCCCTTAAACGGCAAGGGCGTGTGGGATTTATCGCCGAGAATGTTCCCTAAGAAGCCGAGTGGTACCTCGGATGAAGTTGTTTCGTGTGACAAGAGGCCGCTTTGTTTATGTCGGCAAAATGTTACTTGGAAATCATCTGGAAGAACAACTTCGCTCACAGATTCAATGTTCACTAAGGTACTGTCTAACGTcatttgaaattgctttttaGTGACCTCTTCGTTGCGAGGTTCAAGAAATAACACTATGTTTCCTTTCATACTTTTTTCGTTAAATTCCACAGACAAGTCAAGAATGTAATGATACACAAGAACTTCATCAACATTTGCCATCAACGGCAAATCGTCGCTTTTATCCCATTTAGTGCCAATGGATCTTTCATCTTCACTCGTTCCCTTGCAATCAGAATCAGATTCACTTTTTGTTCTCTTCGTCGAACTTTGAGCTACGTCACAAACTTCCTCAGTTGATAGAGACCTTTTCCTTCCACAACTGCCTTCTCCCCCTGCGTTTTCACCAGCATTGGTGGCATAATCACAAACATCTTCCATATTTAAAGAGTATTTCAAGTTACATCCGTCAGTTTTGACCTCTGTGTGTTCCACATCATGACTTCCTTTACAATAATCCGTAAAATTCTGAAGCCATGATCGGTATGAGATCTTCATTTGCACTCCATTTGGCAGAGTGCGGGAACTTGTATCACTGACGGTTACCGATGACTTACTcctgttatttttcttgtttttcttgtttttattcttcttcttcatctttctCTTCTCCTGAATTGTATGATCATCTGCCCCACATTTTCCAGAGCATGGGGAAGGGATCGTGGTGGCATTTTCATCGACCACAGATTCCATGGAGCTTCCTTCAGCCATCGACATGCTCACGCTTGTAGCATCAGAACTGGTGATTGACATCAGATTCTCAAGACGAGGCCCATCCTCAGCTCTGTACATTGTACCTTCTGCATCCTTGGACACCTCTTCTAAATTTACACCAACCCCAACCGAGATAACGGCTGAACTCAGTTTGTCGCAACCCATCACACCTTCTGAATTCGTACGCAAGACATATTCATTGTCAATAAGCTCCACTTCCCCTTTCTCCTCTGTTATACTCTTGCCCTCCCCATCTTGGCTCGTGCCTGATGTAGGGCTAATAGCTATACATGCATCCTTGCAAATCATGGATTCTATTCCATTGTGACACAAAGCATTGTCTGCTTCCTCCTCTTTGGACCACGCATTCTTGTGTACGGTCGCAGATAATCTGAACGTTGAAGGTGAATTCTCCAAAAGCGTCGCGTCATTTGGTTCCTCGACAAGCCTATGCTTTTTATGATCTGTCATAAAGTTgccatctttttcctttgacGATCCTGAATCTTTTCTAGGCGTATTAGTTGATGACAAAGAGTTTAAAGCTGATGATGAAATGTCGTGAATCGTGACATCACCAAGATCATGTCCTTCAATAATGGGAACGTTTTCAACCAAAGGCTTATCGTTGTGGTTGATCCCTGTTGGCAAGCTTGAAGCTGCTATAATTTTACCGTCACATGAAGGGGATTTATCGTGAAACGCTTCATCAGCTGACGCCTCAATGCAAGTTAAAGTGTTACAACCAGAGCTGAGTACAACTTTATCTTCATTTCCCCCTACACTGGAAGTTGTAGGTGTCTCACACTGCCCTGTCGTACTGCCTTGCTCCTTCACTTCTGTAGTAAGCACATTGCTTGACACTTCATTCCCAAAATTGTCGTGAAACGATTCACAAGCGCTTTCGTCTATCATAGACGTGCATACCACTGAAGGTAATGTTAGGCAAGAGGAAGAATCTGACTCTAGATTGCGCGCTGGGGGTTGGCTTTCATTTTTGGACATATAAGTGGAAGCTCCTTTCTCGTGAACAGATTCCACCTCGTTTCCTTCACTGGAAGTCACGTGGTAAGCTTTCCCAGATTTTTCAATCGTAGAATTCGACTCTACAGGCGTTGGCGCCGCTGATAGCAAATGCATTCCACACTTTCTGCTCAAGCCTGACAACACGTGGCAAGTTTCCATGTACACTTCTTCCAACGTCCAAGATGACAAACCATGTCCAACTGGCCTTTTGCTGTACACGGctaaaaatgtacaaagttctACAATATTTAACACTGTTACATAGCAGACGTTGAGAGTCCTTGACAAGGATCTAAGTCAAAATCGAGCGTAAGACCAGTGTCCTCCAGAGGCAATAGCAACTGGTGTTTTCTTCAGCTACTTTAACACGACAAAACAGTATTTTACTGGTCTTAAtatgaaataaactttattttttagttACTCTCGCATGTAACCGTATATAGATcaaaactggaaagaaaaacgATCCGTAAAATGGGAATTGATGCGAGAGGAAGAGATTAACAGGTGTGTTCTTTCTAATATTCTGTACGCTGGTGCTCGGCCTAACCGTGCAAAGTAACCCTAATGGTTCGATATTTAAGCTGTCTGTTGTGCAGTGGAGCCGAGATTTTCCCTCTGAAGCACCCGTTTCCCACTGGTTACTTTTACTTGTTACGGTTGGTcaccaaaaatgttttgaaaacaccTCTACGATTCGTTGTAATCTTTAATCTACGATTCGTTGTAATCTTTCGTTGGTCACTTTAGTTTTGATTTCACGACACTGAATTGAAATGGTTACTAATTTCTCACCTGAGGGAATTCCTTTCCCAGCTAATCGGTTCCCGTTCTCCCCAATGGCAAGATGAATCATGTAGAGAAGTACTGGGAATGAGGAAGAGCAGTCTCTGTTGTCATCTTCGACAAGCCCTGTCACCGCAAGATGTCCGCTACCAGACATTTTTTCGCTATTGCCCAGAACCTCTTTGAGCTTATTCTTCATTACAAAGGCCTGCATAGCTGTAACATGTTGAAAGTGAATCCCATAACAAACATCACGTGTTCTGAGATCGCTCCAGTCCTTTATCAGCCTGATAAGGTCCAAGTTTGGCCGGGAAAACATGGGCCCTATTGCCACGAAGAATACCTTGAGAGCATCTTCGGGCAAATGATTAAAGTAATTCTTCAGTGACTCTTGCAAGAGGTGGACTTCATCTCCTTTCAATTGGAAAACCATATGTTCGAATTTCACGTCCGAAGCTTTGCGCATTCGAAGATTTGCAACAATAGCATCAGCCAAGGCAATATGTGATCCAAACTGCCAGGAATTGTAAGCTTCTCGGTTTGATGCAGAAGGAAAGTCATCCTCGACAAGAAAAACGACTCTCATGGATGACATGACCAAACCAGGAGGAGTGACCTAGAAGAAATGGGTGACAAAAAAGATACGAGCAAGTAATTCTTGTAAAAAGGAATATAGTTAAAAAGATAAGGTACCAAAGGCCAGCAGTAACAATCGATAACATGTAAAATGGCAGGCAAAAACATTTTACACCCAACATTTCTACGGTCCCGACAAGATGTTGCCGGTTTTCCTGCGACATAAAAATACCGGAAACGTTATGTCCCGAAtcgaaaattttcattttgtttttgcgCTAAAAGTCATCTGCCGCCACATAGCGCTGCCTGCCAAGATCGCCTAAGAATTTTTTCCGAATAACTCGAGGAAACTCTGCCTTCATTTCTTCGAGGTCCTCCTTTGCCAACCGTGTTGCAGCGCTTCTTGATTCAATTtggtaaaactaaaaccaaaataatcccAATAACCAATCCAATCAGAGCGTGGGAAAGTACTACTACGAACTAAagagaactcaaagttaaaaaaagcaaTCTTCTCGAACAGCGGGACAACGCGAGAGGCCAAGGTGCGGCTGGtattagttttgcatctgattggcggAGAaaatggtgcgagttttctggaccaatcacgaagTGAATTAATGcaaaaccaataaaaaaatatgacaacaGTGGTACCTGATCTTCTTTGCCTTCTGTTGAAAGCCTTTCCTCGACATTATCACAGCCTAAGAACCCTAATCCCATCTCCCGTGCTAGATCTGGAAATCCCTCGGTGCATGCTCTGTTCACGGTATCCTTCAGTCGTGTACCACATGTGCCTGTCGTTTTCCTGCAAACCATGGTCGAGAGCATCAAATGAAGATCAGCAACTTGGGAACCAGTCTCGTAAACTTCTTTTGTACTGCCGCAAAGAATGGAACGAAGTTTGGTCTTCAGCCAATCAGCATCCACAGGCCAATCCTAAATTCATCGAGATTTGTACACACTAAAGATTAGTAATCTGGAATACCGA from Pocillopora verrucosa isolate sample1 chromosome 14, ASM3666991v2, whole genome shotgun sequence carries:
- the LOC131782372 gene encoding uncharacterized protein isoform X2; amino-acid sequence: MQTQELLKRFSSTVFAFDTSPDTRYVRCDFPQCKQHSEALQGKPCWLLNTIKNVKVLERHVGKEVHHYMKEKDSGTDDEFSNSHLVDSNDFIERQWLPEGVRKVLAVFNLKDPQSQFGDWISLFLKAALLAEGTYNNNCVVITQNFVSRQELMESITKLSFLKSHWPTVEVVAVLSCHSSCQGQVFSCTPFAIGKESGFEEFCSLHDFVMACQTMLEDALMATHISSCFTLKLDCSHADWPVDADWLKTKLRSILCGSTKEVYETGSQVADLHLMLSTMVCRKTTGTCGTRLKDTVNRACTEGFPDLAREMGLGFLGCDNVEERLSTEGKEDQVTPPGLVMSSMRVVFLVEDDFPSASNREAYNSWQFGSHIALADAIVANLRMRKASDVKFEHMVFQLKGDEVHLLQESLKNYFNHLPEDALKVFFVAIGPMFSRPNLDLIRLIKDWSDLRTRDVCYGIHFQHVTAMQAFVMKNKLKEVLGNSEKMSGSGHLAVTGLVEDDNRDCSSSFPVLLYMIHLAIGENGNRLAGKGIPSAVYSKRPVGHGLSSWTLEEVYMETCHVLSGLSRKCGMHLLSAAPTPVESNSTIEKSGKAYHVTSSEGNEVESVHEKGASTYMSKNESQPPARNLESDSSSCLTLPSVVCTSMIDESACESFHDNFGNEVSSNVLTTEVKEQGSTTGQCETPTTSSVGGNEDKVVLSSGCNTLTCIEASADEAFHDKSPSCDGKIIAASSLPTGINHNDKPLVENVPIIEGHDLGDVTIHDISSSALNSLSSTNTPRKDSGSSKEKDGNFMTDHKKHRLVEEPNDATLLENSPSTFRLSATVHKNAWSKEEEADNALCHNGIESMICKDACIAISPTSGTSQDGEGKSITEEKGEVELIDNEYVLRTNSEGVMGCDKLSSAVISVGVGVNLEEVSKDAEGTMYRAEDGPRLENLMSITSSDATSVSMSMAEGSSMESVVDENATTIPSPCSGKCGADDHTIQEKRKMKKKNKNKKNKKNNRSKSSVTVSDTSSRTLPNGVQMKISYRSWLQNFTDYCKGSHDVEHTEVKTDGCNLKYSLNMEDVCDYATNAGENAGGEGSCGRKRSLSTEEVCDVAQSSTKRTKSESDSDCKGTSEDERSIGTKWDKSDDLPLMANVDEVLVYHYILDLSVEFNEKSMKGNIVLFLEPRNEEVTKKQFQMTLDSTLVNIESVSEVVLPDDFQVTFCRHKQSGLLSHETTSSEVPLGFLGNILGDKSHTPLPFKGLSYSVYGWCVQISKPEATGKAWPRCVWIKYHTSPEGSSLTWATDQDGKPSVYSPGAYINNRSLMPCQEPPIAMSTWQASIHVPEDCVVLMSGNQFVGKTTRNDTQVTYHYEMDCPLPCSTLALAVGWWECRLSRTADTKNGDNPNVPVTCRLFAPPSLIDRAAEELLEYAPKFLEASCELLGPYPFRRLDMLVLPKCFACMGLKSPNLVFLSQSLLSGDASMRVRLAHEISHAWFGLLVGAKDWSEEWLSEGFATFIEEKIQSKAERWSRDKDRFFREMRQILRHRCLLSEIKECDDSLKCLRPKVAKPKSAISAAEAVKRSSRQSDSVSIKPHTVVQFGQICSRKWTQVHYLKGYFLLHCMATMVGLEEFDQFLFEYVQHFREQLVTSEDFFGFFVESFPDVPREMKDNFMSEWLERPGLPKSFPKRFDSPDNELVSQVENEFQVWKKQDMINKRNKTLKLRKRKQPPSSNLEVAEQVVLLLEKLLEREAISHNTLRQLDKCYNLSNGNAEIRHRWCELVVKHNFTPGLPDVRRFLIEDQGMGIYLFGELIISQQPRQRALVDDVLAEIGPEMDRCTYRTVKDMLEGND
- the LOC131782372 gene encoding uncharacterized protein isoform X1, with the translated sequence MADQTESSKEEHNTSAAKTQELLKRFSSTVFAFDTSPDTRYVRCDFPQCKQHSEALQGKPCWLLNTIKNVKVLERHVGKEVHHYMKEKDSGTDDEFSNSHLVDSNDFIERQWLPEGVRKVLAVFNLKDPQSQFGDWISLFLKAALLAEGTYNNNCVVITQNFVSRQELMESITKLSFLKSHWPTVEVVAVLSCHSSCQGQVFSCTPFAIGKESGFEEFCSLHDFVMACQTMLEDALMATHISSCFTLKLDCSHADWPVDADWLKTKLRSILCGSTKEVYETGSQVADLHLMLSTMVCRKTTGTCGTRLKDTVNRACTEGFPDLAREMGLGFLGCDNVEERLSTEGKEDQVTPPGLVMSSMRVVFLVEDDFPSASNREAYNSWQFGSHIALADAIVANLRMRKASDVKFEHMVFQLKGDEVHLLQESLKNYFNHLPEDALKVFFVAIGPMFSRPNLDLIRLIKDWSDLRTRDVCYGIHFQHVTAMQAFVMKNKLKEVLGNSEKMSGSGHLAVTGLVEDDNRDCSSSFPVLLYMIHLAIGENGNRLAGKGIPSAVYSKRPVGHGLSSWTLEEVYMETCHVLSGLSRKCGMHLLSAAPTPVESNSTIEKSGKAYHVTSSEGNEVESVHEKGASTYMSKNESQPPARNLESDSSSCLTLPSVVCTSMIDESACESFHDNFGNEVSSNVLTTEVKEQGSTTGQCETPTTSSVGGNEDKVVLSSGCNTLTCIEASADEAFHDKSPSCDGKIIAASSLPTGINHNDKPLVENVPIIEGHDLGDVTIHDISSSALNSLSSTNTPRKDSGSSKEKDGNFMTDHKKHRLVEEPNDATLLENSPSTFRLSATVHKNAWSKEEEADNALCHNGIESMICKDACIAISPTSGTSQDGEGKSITEEKGEVELIDNEYVLRTNSEGVMGCDKLSSAVISVGVGVNLEEVSKDAEGTMYRAEDGPRLENLMSITSSDATSVSMSMAEGSSMESVVDENATTIPSPCSGKCGADDHTIQEKRKMKKKNKNKKNKKNNRSKSSVTVSDTSSRTLPNGVQMKISYRSWLQNFTDYCKGSHDVEHTEVKTDGCNLKYSLNMEDVCDYATNAGENAGGEGSCGRKRSLSTEEVCDVAQSSTKRTKSESDSDCKGTSEDERSIGTKWDKSDDLPLMANVDEVLVYHYILDLSVEFNEKSMKGNIVLFLEPRNEEVTKKQFQMTLDSTLVNIESVSEVVLPDDFQVTFCRHKQSGLLSHETTSSEVPLGFLGNILGDKSHTPLPFKGLSYSVYGWCVQISKPEATGKAWPRCVWIKYHTSPEGSSLTWATDQDGKPSVYSPGAYINNRSLMPCQEPPIAMSTWQASIHVPEDCVVLMSGNQFVGKTTRNDTQVTYHYEMDCPLPCSTLALAVGWWECRLSRTADTKNGDNPNVPVTCRLFAPPSLIDRAAEELLEYAPKFLEASCELLGPYPFRRLDMLVLPKCFACMGLKSPNLVFLSQSLLSGDASMRVRLAHEISHAWFGLLVGAKDWSEEWLSEGFATFIEEKIQSKAERWSRDKDRFFREMRQILRHRCLLSEIKECDDSLKCLRPKVAKPKSAISAAEAVKRSSRQSDSVSIKPHTVVQFGQICSRKWTQVHYLKGYFLLHCMATMVGLEEFDQFLFEYVQHFREQLVTSEDFFGFFVESFPDVPREMKDNFMSEWLERPGLPKSFPKRFDSPDNELVSQVENEFQVWKKQDMINKRNKTLKLRKRKQPPSSNLEVAEQVVLLLEKLLEREAISHNTLRQLDKCYNLSNGNAEIRHRWCELVVKHNFTPGLPDVRRFLIEDQGMGIYLFGELIISQQPRQRALVDDVLAEIGPEMDRCTYRTVKDMLEGND